One window of the Salminus brasiliensis chromosome 1, fSalBra1.hap2, whole genome shotgun sequence genome contains the following:
- the marcksa gene encoding myristoylated alanine-rich protein kinase C substrate a translates to MGAQFSKGAAKGETTAADKPGEAAAAAAAAADSCKPNGQENGHVKVNGDASPAAAEGKEEVQANGSAAAEEQQPQQQQEEGGEKADAAAAEAPAEKEGGEGEQEKEKEKENGESPAPAPAEGEAATPSTSNETPKKKKKRFSFKKSFKLSGFSFKKTKKETGEGSEEAAGAEAVDEAKAEGGEAAGEEGKPTSEEATPEASEAPAAASPEKPEAQQVEEPKAASPDGEAPKAEEKPAEPAAEPAPAAVQEEAPKAEEEAAAAAPAAPEAASSPAPTTEPAAE, encoded by the exons ATGGGAGCGCAGTTCTCCAAAGGCGCCGCGAAGGGCGAGACCACGGCGGCGGACAAACCCGGagaggcggcggcggcggcggcggcggcagcagaCTCGTGCAAACCTAACGGCCAG GAGAATGGCCATGTAAAGGTGAACGGCGACGCATCTCCTGCAGCGGCAGAGGGTAAAGAGGAAGTGCAGGCAAACGGCAGCGCAGCAGCGGAGGAGCAGcagccgcagcagcagcaggaggagggaggggagaAGGCAGatgcagctgctgcagaggcTCCAGCtgagaaggagggaggggagggagagcaagagaaggagaaagagaaggaaaatgGAGAATCTCCCGCTCCTGCGCCGGCTGAGGGCGAAGCAGCCACACCCTCCACCAGCAACGAGACccccaagaagaagaagaagcgcTTCTCCTTCAAGAAATCTTTCAAGCTGAGTGGTTTCTCCTTCAAGAAGACCAAGAAGGAGACGGGAGAGGGGTCAGAAGAGGCAGCAGGTGCAGAGGCTGTGGATGAGGCTAAAGCAGAAGGAGGCGAGGCGGCAGGTGAGGAGGGCAAGCCCACGAGCGAGGAGGCCACACCCGAAGCAAGCGAGGCGCCTGCAGCAGCCAGCCCGGAGAAGCCCGAAGCGCAGCAGGTGGAGGAGCCCAAAGCTGCCAGTCCAGACGGAGAGGCTCCGAAAGCAGAGGAGAAGCCAGCCGAACCTGCAGCGGAGCCAGCTCCCGCTGCTGTCCAGGAGGAGGCACCAAAGGCAGAAgaggaagcagcagcagcagctcctgctGCACCGGAGGCGGCGTCCAGTCCAGCACCAACTACTGAGCCTGCAGCGGAGTAA